The following nucleotide sequence is from Streptomyces sp. HUAS CB01.
CGCCAGGTGACCCGGAGGTCGTCCGCGTCGATCGAGTGCGGGATGGCGTCGCGGACGAACTCAAAGGCGGCTCTGGCGTGTTCATGTGCATCACCGGCGCCCGAGCGAAGGCGAGCGGACGTCTCGCGCACCAGCGGATGCTCATGATCGATGGCATCATCGGCGGCGAGATGGGCGGAGATTCCGTTCCGGGGGCCTGCTGGATCAGCGCCCTGGCGCGCGAGCACAGGAACGCGCCCGGTCGAGAGTCAATGAACTCCCGACCGAGCGCATACCCACGCGGCGCCTGGGGTCAGTGCCCCGACAGATCGGTCAGCGCGCCATCTCTTCCTTCAGCGCGAGGACGAAGGCGTCCACGTCGTCCTCGCGGGTGTCGAACGAGCACATCCAGCGGACGTCGCCGGCCGCCTCGTCCCAGAAGTAGAAGCGGAAGCGCTTCTGGAGCCGGCGGCTCACGTCCTGCGGCAGCCGGGCGAAGACCGCGTTGGCCTGGACGGGGTAGAGGATCTCCACCCCGTCCACCGCCCGGACGCCCTCGGCCAGCCGCTGGGCCATGGCGTTGGAGTGCCGCGCGTTGCGCAGCCACAGGTCCTTGGCGAGCAGCGCCTCCAACTGCACCGAGACGAAGCGCATCTTCGAGGCCAGCTGCATCGACATCTTGCGCAGATGCTTCATGTGGCTGACGGCGTCCGGATTGAGCACGACCACGGCCTCGCCGAAGAGCATGCCGTTCTTGGTGCCGCCATAGGAGAGGACGTCCACGCCGACGGCGTTGGTGAACGCGCGCATCGGCACGTCCAGCGACGCCGCGGCGTTGGCTATCCGCGCACCGTCGAGATGGACCTTCATGCCCAGCCCGTGGGCGTGTTCGACGATCGCCCGGATCTCGTCCACCGTGTAGACCGTGCCCAGCTCGGTGTTCTGGGTGATCGAGACGACCTGCGGCATGGCGCGGTGCTCGTCCTCCCAGCCCCACGCCTGCCGGTCGATCAGCTCCGGGGTGAGCTTGCCGTCCGGAGTCGGCACGGTCAGCAGCTTCAGCCCGCCCATCCGCTCGGGGGCGCCGCCCTCGTCCACGTTGATGTGGGCGCTCTCGGCGCAGACGACCGCGCCCCACCGGTCGGTGAGCGCCTGCAGCGCGGTGACGTTGGCGCCGGTGCCGTTGAAGACGGGGAACGCCTCGGCGCCGGAGCCGAAGTGGCTGTGCATGATCCGCTGGAGGTGGTCCGTGTAGTCGTCCTCGCCGTAGGCGACCTGGTGGCCGCCGTTGGCCAGGGCGAGGGCGGCCATCACCTCCGGGTGCGCGCCCGCGTAGTTGTCGCTGGCGAAGCCCCGTACGTCGGGGTCGTGGTGCCGGCGGGCGTCGGTTCTCGTCGGGATCACGGCTCGGGGGTCAGCCACAGGCGCTGTCCATTCACTTCCGGGGCGGGCCGGTCCCAGACTCCGGCAATGGCCTCGGCCAGTTCCTTGACGTCCGTGAAGCCCGCGAACTTGGCGTTCGGGCGCTCGGCGCGCATCGCGTCGTGCACGAGCGCCTTGATGATCAGGATGGCAGCCGCGGCACGCGGGCCCTCCTCGCCCCCAGCCTTCCTGAACGAGTCCCCGAGCGCCAGGGTCCAGGCCTCCGCCGCCGCCTTGGCGGCCGCGTAGGCGGCGTTGCCCTCGGTGGGCTTCGCGGCCCCGGACTGGCTGACCAGTACGAAGCGGCCCCTGTCGCTCCGCTTGAGCGCCTCGTGGAACGCGAGCGAGGTGTTCTGGACCGTGCGGATCAGCAGCTTCTCGAGGAGCTGCCAGTCGCTCAGGTCGGTCTCACCGAAGGTGGCACTGCCGCGCCAGCCGCCGACGAGATGGACGAGGCCGTCGACACGGCCGAACTCCTTCTCGGTCTGGGCGGCCCACTCCCGGGTCGCGGTGGGGTCGAGCAGGTCGACGGTGTCGCCCGTGACGGTCGCACCGCCGTGCGCGTACCGCGCCTCGTCGACCGCCTGGGCCAGCCGCTCGGTGTCCGCGTCCGACGCCACGACGATCGCACCCGCCTCGGCGAGGCGGAGCAGGGCGGCGCGACCCGCCGGGCCCGCCGCGCCGGCGAC
It contains:
- a CDS encoding threonine aldolase family protein, yielding MIPTRTDARRHHDPDVRGFASDNYAGAHPEVMAALALANGGHQVAYGEDDYTDHLQRIMHSHFGSGAEAFPVFNGTGANVTALQALTDRWGAVVCAESAHINVDEGGAPERMGGLKLLTVPTPDGKLTPELIDRQAWGWEDEHRAMPQVVSITQNTELGTVYTVDEIRAIVEHAHGLGMKVHLDGARIANAAASLDVPMRAFTNAVGVDVLSYGGTKNGMLFGEAVVVLNPDAVSHMKHLRKMSMQLASKMRFVSVQLEALLAKDLWLRNARHSNAMAQRLAEGVRAVDGVEILYPVQANAVFARLPQDVSRRLQKRFRFYFWDEAAGDVRWMCSFDTREDDVDAFVLALKEEMAR
- a CDS encoding SDR family NAD(P)-dependent oxidoreductase, with translation MNANGNGALDGAVIAVAGAAGPAGRAALLRLAEAGAIVVASDADTERLAQAVDEARYAHGGATVTGDTVDLLDPTATREWAAQTEKEFGRVDGLVHLVGGWRGSATFGETDLSDWQLLEKLLIRTVQNTSLAFHEALKRSDRGRFVLVSQSGAAKPTEGNAAYAAAKAAAEAWTLALGDSFRKAGGEEGPRAAAAILIIKALVHDAMRAERPNAKFAGFTDVKELAEAIAGVWDRPAPEVNGQRLWLTPEP